DNA from Cynocephalus volans isolate mCynVol1 chromosome 2, mCynVol1.pri, whole genome shotgun sequence:
GCTTTACATTTAAGACATACTCCCTTCATTCAAGTGAAACAGGATTATTGGAACGATAGGCAGGTCTGTAACCTGGGAACAAGGAGCTGGTTCAGACCAATAAAGCTACAAGTGACTGAGTCAAGTCAGTGAAGAACAGCAGTCAGGCACTAAAGTGTTAAAAGTACCCAATTTGAAAACCAAATGCACCCCACTACCTTAGTCAGTGTGAGGGTGATACCAATTGACTTTTAAAACCTTTGGTCCTTCAAAGTCCATTTGGTATACTTTTTTCCATTGCTACCACTGGGCACATCCTATACACTTTGTTCACTGTCACCCCTCAGGCACGCCATGACCTTGCATGTCAGCTGGGTTCAAGTCCAACTTACAGTCCAGCCATGAAGCATAAGCTTCAGGTTTTAGGCCAACTTTTTGATCTAACATGGTTAAGTCCACAGTGCCAGAAGCTGTGTCCCATCCCTTCCCGCCCCTGcccttcccaccctcctcccaTAATTTCTCACATGAGAGGTGCTTGTAAGTCCCACATTTGAAACAGATGCTCCAACCCCACCAGGAGGTCAGGGGTTTATAATTACATGCACAGTCATACATGTATTGTCCATCGTTCCTGTGAAAAACCTtgcagttcattttttaaaatcaaaacattcACATAATCTCATGCCATCCAACACAAGGAAAACACAACCACCTCCCTTTTACCAAAGATAGAcccaagcaaaataaaataaaataatctttaaatttgTGTCCACTTAAATTGCATGTTTTATTTCTCCCAATCCCAGCAATAGCACAGAAGCCCCATCATATCCACCCTAAACTGGTTTCTAGTAGGCTGACTATGGGGACCCTTGACGAAGCAATTGATATAAAGGGCTCCCAAATGCTGGGCACAAATGCGTCTGTCAAACAGATGGAAGTAAACAGTGCACTGGCCCAACTGCTTCATGAGTCAGTTTGACTTTGAAATGCAGTTTGCATCCTTGAAACTGACAGTCTGGAGGGGGAGGGGTTGTGTGAGGGAGTGAAGTTGAAATTGCCTCCTATTAGCTCACCCTTTCAACATTAAACAGAGACCGAGAGAGAAATGGCTCCAACATTTCACCACATATATTTCTTATGCAGTCTACGCTGAAAATGCCATGTAAATGGGTCACTGCAAAATGCagcaatttaatttttctccaatcaaaataagaaacaaaccAGTATGATCTCACTTCTATTAAGTTTTGAAGGTTTACAGCAGTTAAAGTACTTTTGCTTCTATGTATGAaggttaaaaaaatcatttttttcccataaaatacAAGAGCAACCAATTTCACCATCGAGTAAAAGTAAAAACTgggattcttttttaaataagtcCAAAGTGGCATTTAGGAACTTAGTTGTAGGCTGCTGCGCTGATACCATGACAAACCAAAGTGTAGGGCTGGGTCTGGTTTTGTTTCGGTTTTCTTTTCGATATCCAATGCTCATGGATTAAGTTCTGGAAACATTCCAATTGTAAGGCAGGGATCTGTTTGGATTCCACCACGGGTATGCTCCTTGGGTTGGATGCTGGAGGGTGAGGCACATTTTGCCAGACCCATGTCGACTACCTAGTAGTCATCAAGATCAAAAAATTCATCGTCTCCTCCTTGGTATTCCATTCCCTGGAAATCTACTCGGTACCGCAAGATACCTGGGGAAACAAACCAAAGGGCAAAATTACTTGTGTTCATGGAATGGAGAGGCATCACTCTAACAAGGGAAGCCTAATTCTCTTGCAGAATTATAGAGAGCAAAGAAGTAACTGTAAAAATTGGTACAAAGGAAACTGTGGCTACCTGCTGCCCCAACCACCTGCCTCAGTAGATAATAAGCACACCTCACCTGAAGTAACTTATTTTGGGGTAGCCAGGAAAGGCCTTGGCCTGAAACCCTGGTTTTAAGTTCAGTTTGCTGATTTACTACTCACCTCCAATACCACCAAATCCTTTCACAAACTGGGATCCTTCCTGTGACTTATCTGTGACAATTTCCAATGTAGCTCCAAATTTTTTGTAGTTATTAGCAAACCATTCCAACAGGGGCATGCTCTCAATCAGCTCATGTTCCTGTCCTGTCTATAGAGGTGACCGGAAGATACAAAAGCAATGGGATTAGGAAATATCAAAGGCTTAGCCCctctcacctcccacccccatcactCTCATTCTCCcactacgtgtgtgtgtgtgtgtgtgtgtgtgtgtgtgtgtgtgtgtgtgtgtgtgtgtgtgtgtgtgtgtgtgtgtgtgtgtgtgtgtgtgtgtgtgtgtgtgtgtgtgtgtgtgtgtgtgtgtgtgtgtgtgtgtgtgtatgtgagtaaAACTCTTTAACTGAAATCTGGTTTCTGGTAACATCATTGAAACAGTAGAGAAATTCTGATTATGTCAAACATTTCTCCTCAGGCTTTAGCCTCAGTAATGAACTATCAGCACATACTCAGTGGTTTTTCAACTTATAATTCCTGCTGTTGACTCTAGAAGTCAGGCTGTTGTAGTGCTTCTAGGTAGCACTCATTCAACAGCCCAGAAGAGACATACCAGAAATGCTTTTGGGAGAggctctgtaaaaaaaaaaaaaagtcctcccACTCAGAATTTTAGGAAGCTACCGCTTAGAGCTATCTCATATAAGATGGAAGGTGGCACTTCAAACTACAGTAATGCATTTAGACAAAACCCAGAGAAGCCACTGCAGTGGAAAAGCTGATAAAGTGAAGAAAGCACCACAGGTTTCACAGTGCAGGAGAGACTATTCAAATTGAATCTTCCTTTCTGTTACTTCAAGGGTAATGAGAATGTTTTCCTGATTGTTTAACtactttagaaaaataagaggCCACAGTAACCATGACTTAGCCTCCTTCCTTGGAATCAGAGAGGTATGTGGCAGATAGAAGCTAACCACCTCTCACTGCCCTCTCTCAACAAGTATGAGGTTTGGTTTCCTAAGGTTGTCGCTATGTTGCCAGTGCTCTAACACATGGATGTATGCTTCCTTGCATGTATCACCAAGCCAAGAAAACAACCACATACCTCTTTGTCTGTGAAATGAGATTTATCCTTCTCTTGTTCTGGAGTTAGATATAGAATTTTCTCCTCTGTAGTATCAGGAGGAAAAAATGTGTTAACCTGGCTCTCATGACTCATTCTATCAACCTTCTTTCTATAAGCAAGTTAGTCAGCATACACTGAGTGTCTACCAGGCACAATGTTTAACATAAGAAAACATCAAAGACATTCAAGATATAGTCCtgattctcaacaaatttaacAATCTTAAGCAGACATTAAACAGTTCAagcagaaaaatatatgtatgtgctACAGACCAAAAGAGAAGGGAACAAGGGGCAGATCTGCCTTCTGATTGCACCCGAAATTAGCCATTCCTCCTAAATCTCCACCCCAGGCTTCCTGAATACACAGGTCAATAACAAACAGCAACcttattttctaattctcataCCTTCTGTGCCTTGGCAATGAAGAACGTATCTCATTATATCCAGATTTTCATAGACTATTAGAATCTCTACAGCTCCCATTTCCAAAGCCTTTAGTGTATCTTCAACACCAAAACAGTACTTGCCCGTGTCCTGGCTGATTTCATCGAAGTAACGTCCTGTGATTAGGAATAGGTCAACAGGACATATATTAAGTGTCCCATGTAGATACAAACATACTTATTAGACCTAATGACTAAAAAAGGTTAAAGATAATGATTCCATTGAGGCagaagattttaataaaattgttaaatcttcctctcttttatctttttagtaTCTTGTTTCATACGTACAatcatgtacatacatacatacatacacacaaaaacacattTCACAGAATAAAGTAGTTGTATTTCATTGATACCTATTAATTTCTTCTCTTGAATGAATTTCACGTTGGAGAGGACTTCAGTAGATAACTCAATAGCTTGGTTGAATCCGTTTTCACCCCCATAGGATATATcaactaattttaaaactttcgATTGCAACCTctgatacaattaaaaaaaaaaatcattagtacTTCAAAACATCTTTACCAAAACCTGCTATCTCTTAATGGTATGTGAAGTTCAGCATTATGATCACTGAAGTCTAAATATGGTGAAGGAGCCCAATTTGTTCAACAGCTGCTCTCACAGTGAGCAAGGCTGCCAGGATAAATTTTCTCAGCCAATCATATCACACATTCTATTAAACCTACTATAGCATAACTCATTAAACGCAAAGAATAAATTTCTTGTGAAGAAAAGCGGGAAGCATTTGGCTTCTGCCAAATAAGGTGATACAGTACAAGACAGTTTCTCTGGTCAACCTTCTACCATAATGCTACCTCCTCCAGAAGAATACCTTGGGAATGTGTCACAGCTGAGCCCATGTCACAAACCAAAAGATACTCCTGGATTAAATGCTTTAGGCTTAATCAGCTTTGTCATATTGCTAAGTTTCACTGCTTTACTTACCTCCAGgaataaatcagaaaaagataGTAAAAAACAGCTTCTAGTTTCTCTGAAATCAAACTTCATCTTAAAGCCAATTATGGCAACCCACTAAACCAGAGATCTCCACAGAACCTAGGATTCCACCCCAAAATAGCTGATTTCAAAGAGAAAGGgcccagggccagcctgtggctcactcgggagagtgcggtgctgataacaccagggccacgggtttggatcctatatagggatggccggttagctcactgggtgagcgtggtgctgacaacaccaagtcaagggttaagatccccttaccggtcatctttaaaaaaaaaaaaagagagaaagggccCAGAAAAGTATGGGGGAATGTTTCCCAATAAATACCTGTATAACTCAGAGCTAGGTTTTTAACCCAGGGAATCTATCAATGTAGATTAAAAAAGAAGTGTGTGTCCCAGTGCTCATACAGAGGACTCACCTACTCCCACCTACAGACTCATATAATGGAGCATCGACTTCTCACTTACCTGATCAAACATATCAGATTGACTTAGTTCTGTTTTAAAGTCAGCTGATCCAGCTAAAACGAGACCAGCCACATTCACTTTGTCTCCAGAAATAAACAGCTGCACTGCAGTCTCTGCTACTTTTCGAACATAGTTATGTCGCTTTTCCATTCTTAAACGGGCAAAGCGCAAGGCTGACTGACCTCCTCTACCTTTGATGCAAAAGTggtgagagaaaaaggaaattattaaGAAGCACAAGATGCCTTGTGAAtgcaaaagtaataaaataatcaatCATGCCATTAtctaagaaaaagacaaagagaaaaatcaccatTCCCTTAACTCCTACTCATTTTCAGAGAGTGACTACTAATTCTGATGTCAAGAGAAGAGCCATAAGCACCAATGAGGCACGAATTATTCTAGGATGCTTCTCTCCCTATCATCTGGACTTACTTTTCCCCGAATCATACTATTTGTTTCCTTATTGCTATGCACAAAGTACATGGGTTCATATTCTCCTATATTACCATGTTTCTTTGGGAGATCCACAGTGAATTTGTGCAGGACTTCTCTTGTGTTTCCTTGGAGCGTGCCAAAAAGTGCACCACTGCCATCTATTACAATGAAACCAAACTTGCTATCATCTGAAAGTAGTGCTGTAAGAGCCTGAAAAGCAAACACAAGCACCATACAATAAACCCCAAAGTTTTGCCAGTCAAGACAAAACCCAGAAGGACATATATAAAGCTTTCACCCCACTTATCATGAGTATTGTGGAAAATCATTTTATGGAATAATTTACAGACTTCAGCTATAAATATGTAACTCTTATGGACAAATTTGAACCTAATGCAGAAATAACCAATGATATCTATGTAAAGCCCTTCAACATACCTGACCTGGGCATGTGAATCCaaaacctatatatatatatatatatatatatatatatatatatatatataaatagatatttttaaagatgactggtaaggggccgagcccgtggcgcacttggtagagtgctgcgctgggagcgcggcgaccctcccgccgcgggttcggatcctatataggactgaccagtgcactcactggctgagtgccggtcacgaaaaaaacaaacaaacaaaaaaaacaaaaaaacaaaaaacaaaaaaagatgactggtaaggggatcttagcccttgacttggtgttgtcagcactatgctcacccagtgagctaaccggccatccctatatgggatccgaacccgtggccttggtgttatcagcaccacactctcccgagtgagccacgggccggccctagatatttatatttttttatagcagcattattcacaatattttcATCTTAGAAACCTAGAAAACTTAGAtgtaacccaagtgtccactgatggatgaatggataaataaactgtggtatatacataccaatggaatattactcagccttaaaaagacaggaaattctgcaatatgctacaacatgtatgaaccccagggacattatgctaagtgaaataaagagaaatactgtaggattccatttatatgaggtacttaaagcagtcaaaatcatagagatgGAAAGAATGGTGGTTACTGGCAGCTGGAGGAAAGGGGGAATGAAGAATTAGTATTTAATGggcatagagtttcagttttacaagatgaaaagaactTTGGagattgatggtggtgatggctgcacaatatTATAAATGTCACTAAAcggtacacttaaaaatagttaagttttatgttatgtgtattttactacagtaaaaaaattaacaaacaacCCAACCTACCCCCTTCCCCTCAAAACTCAATAGAGTCATAGGGCTCAACTTCTtcctaattctttttctttttcttttttttgacagctgggcCAGTtagggaatccgaacccttgaccttggtgttataacactaaccaacttgagctaactggccagctcccctcTTCCtagtttttaatttgatttaaactGATGGTAGTCTATGGAGCATAACATTCAAATTAAGGCTCTAACTTCCAAAAACTGACTTTCTGTTACCATTAATAATCCTAGCATTAATAGGTAGTATCCATCATGACAAATGAGAATTCATGTAAATCAACTTGAGTAGGAGCACAGGAGTACAAAACCCAGAAACAGTCTATAGAAAGATCTAGTTTCAAAATGCTTCATTTAACTCCCATGTCTTCAGCATCATTAATATCTGGATATAAAACTGAAACTCAGTTTTAAAGTATTATAGCTAATGATTCTGAGTTTTATGGGGAAAACCCTCCTTTTGGGTTAGCATTATACCCCCATTATTTCTGCCTCCcaaaagacaaattatttaaatagtcCTGGAACCCACATATGAGTTTTCATGATGGAGTTTGAATACTATGAGCCTGACAGATCACTAACTGCCAGGTG
Protein-coding regions in this window:
- the ETF1 gene encoding eukaryotic peptide chain release factor subunit 1, which produces MADDPSAADRNVEIWKIKKLIKSLEAARGNGTSMISLIIPPKDQISRVAKMLADEFGTASNIKSRVNRLSVLGAITSVQQRLKLYNKVPPNGLVVYCGTIVTEEGKEKKVNIDFEPFKPINTSLYLCDNKFHTEALTALLSDDSKFGFIVIDGSGALFGTLQGNTREVLHKFTVDLPKKHGRGGQSALRFARLRMEKRHNYVRKVAETAVQLFISGDKVNVAGLVLAGSADFKTELSQSDMFDQRLQSKVLKLVDISYGGENGFNQAIELSTEVLSNVKFIQEKKLIGRYFDEISQDTGKYCFGVEDTLKALEMGAVEILIVYENLDIMRYVLHCQGTEEEKILYLTPEQEKDKSHFTDKETGQEHELIESMPLLEWFANNYKKFGATLEIVTDKSQEGSQFVKGFGGIGGILRYRVDFQGMEYQGGDDEFFDLDDY